From the genome of Leguminivora glycinivorella isolate SPB_JAAS2020 chromosome Z, LegGlyc_1.1, whole genome shotgun sequence, one region includes:
- the LOC125241672 gene encoding secernin-3 translates to MNARSNMSPPQSCDTFVVLPPHTSDNQVIFGKNSDRPRHEVQEVVHFAGGIRQGPLKCTYIKIEESCKPLNAVILSKPGWMWGAEMGANDKNVVIGNEAVWTKNDKGLGNAQEKRLLGMDLVRLGLERGNTAEDSIDVITSLLEKYGQGGPCSEHDDSLFYHNSFLIADPTQAWVLETSGNLWAAEKVLSYRNISNGLTITTKIDKMSDGLKEKAQELGLWDGQGEFNFTKVFSSGGDVHRQLDGEALLRNGCKDSEFTIHDMFYVLRHKKSRICRGCDDGFPTQGSQVSILTENGRSVHWFTATPDPSVSLFKPFVFTPNCETSCYTESLQEPKHESRLYKLHADHIIRGTKSQELIRQLQILEAESIERVESTLRHYDAGENLNIDNLMEDYVMKEVKIYIVDTENE, encoded by the exons ATGAATGCACGCTCTAATATGTCTCCTCCACAATCATGTGACACCTTTGTTGTGCTACCGCCTCACACAAGTGATAATCAAGTTATATTTGGTAAAAATTCTGACCGGCCTCGTCATGAGGTGCAGGAAGTTGTGCATTTCGCGGGAGGAATCAGACAGGGACCATTAAAG TGCACATACATTAAAATTGAAGAGAGCTGTAAGCCCCTAAATGCTGTAATACTGAGCAAGCCAGGGTGGATGTGGGGAGCGGAGATGGGTGCTAATGACAAGAATGTGGTCATTGGCAATGAAGCTGTATGGACGAAAAATGACAAGGGCCTCGGAAATGCTCAGGAAAAACGCTTGCTGGGAATGGATCTTGTTCG CTTGGGATTAGAACGAGGCAATACTGCTGAAGACTCAATAGATGTTATTACATCTCTTcttgaaaaatatggacaagGTGGTCCCTGCAGTGAGCATGATGACAGTCTCTTTTACCACAACTCGTTTCTTATTGCGGACCCGACTCAAGCATGGGTGCTCGAGACAAGCGGAAACCTGTGGGCTGCGGAGAAAGTGTTGTCATACAGGAACATCTCTAATGGCCTAACTATCACTACGAAGATCGACAAAATGTCTGATGGATTAAAAGAAAAAGCGCAGGAGTTAGGACTTTGGGATGGACAG GGCGAGTTTAACTTCACGAAAGTTTTTTCATCTGGCGGTGACGTCCACCGTCAACTCGATGGTGAGGCACTTCTCAGAAATGGCTGTAAGGATTCAGAATTCACCATACATGACATGTTCTATGTGCTGCGGCACAAGAAGAGCCGAATATGCCGAGGGTGCGATGATGGCTTCCCCACCCAAGGAAGTCAG GTATCAATTTTAACGGAGAACGGAAGAAGCGTCCATTGGTTCACGGCAACACCAGACCCTAGCGTGTCGCTTTTCAAACCTTTTGTCTTCACTCCGAATTGCGAGACTTCGTGCTACACAGAGAGCCTCCAGGAA CCCAAGCACGAGAGTCGTTTATACAAGCTACATGCAGATCATATAATCCGAGGCACCAAAAGCCAAGAACTGATCAGACAGTTACAAATATTGGAAGCCGAAAGCATCGAGCGAGTGGAATCAACGCTACGTCACTATGACGCCGGAGAAAATTTAAACATTGACAATCTGATGGAAGATTATGTTATGAAAGAAGTGAAAATT